In Pedobacter sp. SL55, the following proteins share a genomic window:
- a CDS encoding DUF4835 family protein encodes MKRTFGLLLLCLVSLITNAQELNTRVQILAPTINNANKRSLEVLQNTIRDFLNNNKWTNETYLPQERIDCNLVINITAWDGNASYTAEAQIQSSRPVYGSSYSTTLLNMSDKDFSFSFNEGQALDFSDQNFIGNLNSLLGFYAYTIIGLDKDSFGKLGGTPYYQKALNLINLAQTGGGRGWRPVDGLRNRYWLNENLLNNSFKALRTFIYEYHLNGLDKLQENANSGTKNILSSLSDLKQFDKQKLGSIFPNVYFAAKADEITNVLSLAEPQDKAKAYNLLVDIDAANTAKYDGLKKR; translated from the coding sequence ATGAAAAGAACTTTTGGATTACTGCTTTTATGCCTTGTTAGTTTAATTACAAATGCTCAAGAACTGAATACTCGTGTTCAAATTTTAGCACCTACAATTAATAATGCCAACAAAAGAAGCCTAGAGGTTCTACAAAATACCATCAGAGATTTTCTGAATAACAATAAATGGACTAACGAAACCTATTTGCCACAAGAACGGATAGATTGTAACTTGGTTATTAATATTACTGCTTGGGATGGAAATGCAAGTTACACCGCAGAAGCGCAGATACAATCTAGCAGACCAGTGTATGGCAGCTCCTACTCTACCACCCTGTTAAACATGAGCGATAAAGATTTCAGCTTTTCTTTTAACGAAGGACAGGCGCTAGATTTCTCAGATCAAAATTTTATTGGCAACCTCAATTCACTATTAGGATTTTATGCTTACACCATTATCGGGTTAGATAAGGATAGTTTCGGTAAATTAGGTGGCACACCCTATTACCAAAAAGCCTTAAACCTTATTAATCTTGCACAAACTGGAGGCGGCAGAGGTTGGCGACCGGTAGATGGATTAAGAAACCGGTATTGGTTAAACGAAAATCTATTAAACAACTCCTTTAAAGCATTGCGTACTTTCATTTACGAGTACCACTTAAACGGCCTAGACAAATTGCAGGAGAACGCCAATAGCGGAACAAAAAACATCTTATCTTCCCTATCAGACCTTAAACAATTCGATAAGCAGAAACTGGGTTCTATTTTTCCAAATGTTTATTTTGCAGCAAAAGCTGATGAAATTACCAATGTGCTCTCTCTAGCCGAGCCACAAGACAAAGCCAAAGCCTACAACCTATTGGTAGACATTGATGCTGCAAACACGGCCAAGTACGATGGCTTAAAGAAAAGATAA
- a CDS encoding BlaI/MecI/CopY family transcriptional regulator produces MSNNNIKPTEGEMEILQVLWAKGNCTVREVHEALDKKDSGYTTTLKLMQIMHEKGLVDRDTSSKTHIYSALINQETTQQHLVKKMIDNVFNGSAARLVMQALGNKSASKEEIDLIKDYLDKLENK; encoded by the coding sequence ATGAGCAACAACAACATCAAACCTACTGAGGGAGAAATGGAGATATTACAAGTGCTTTGGGCCAAAGGCAATTGTACCGTTAGAGAAGTTCACGAAGCTTTAGACAAGAAAGATTCGGGCTATACCACTACACTTAAACTCATGCAAATTATGCATGAAAAAGGCTTGGTAGATAGAGATACGAGTTCGAAAACTCACATCTACAGCGCACTGATTAACCAAGAAACCACTCAACAACATTTGGTTAAAAAAATGATCGACAATGTATTTAACGGATCGGCAGCAAGGTTAGTAATGCAAGCATTAGGCAACAAAAGTGCCAGCAAGGAGGAGATAGATTTAATTAAAGATTATCTAGACAAACTTGAAAACAAATAA
- a CDS encoding M56 family metallopeptidase → MEAIINNLIKAIGWSILHSLWQGAIIFALLFIALAVKPKMSAKLKHNLSMSALVLIFVSFCLTFASLFNLPSKAAASTASVALNDAALQQLYSFTQSWSFKTESYFPFIVAFYVLGIGFQLVVLISGYIKLKKLKQLHISALPNEWLGVAEKTLQKLGITKKVQFFLSEKVNVPLAVGFLKPVVLFPVALVAQLDMKQVEAILIHELSHIRRNDYILNLIKTGIETLLFFNPFVWLTTRFIHIEREHACDDLVVKFTNSPITYAHALLKLELIKDKTQPAFSLAATGKNQHLYQRIKRITDMKTNYMNANQKILALCLTLATVVSLAWINPTKTEATKAKQKKSTTIASIIESATQRKEKFNLPADSDTVKRKTKREIIIRNKDGKKTVYNSIDEMPDSLKVKLADLENMINSPEWQDKLAKIEFNGEKMAKIFNSPEWKDKMAKIEFHSKDLDKKFNSPEWKEQMAKIELHSKELEKKFNSPEWKEKIAKIELNGEKMAKMFESKEWKDNIAKIELSGKELAKKFNSPEWKKKMKEFEELQKSPEYKELREKYEKDIEELKKKKGISSDKAFLIFDGSNPMQIANLPLTAVDAIAKVFVNAPKVKVERYTEPVDKNTKENFALN, encoded by the coding sequence ATGGAAGCCATCATCAACAATCTTATTAAAGCCATTGGGTGGAGCATTTTACATTCTTTATGGCAAGGAGCTATCATTTTTGCCCTATTGTTTATTGCCTTAGCTGTAAAACCTAAAATGAGTGCCAAACTAAAGCACAACCTATCTATGAGTGCTTTGGTATTGATATTTGTTAGTTTCTGCCTAACTTTTGCATCGTTGTTTAATTTGCCTAGCAAAGCTGCAGCTAGTACGGCAAGCGTAGCATTAAACGACGCTGCTTTACAGCAATTATATAGTTTTACCCAAAGTTGGAGCTTTAAAACAGAAAGCTATTTTCCTTTTATTGTTGCCTTTTATGTGTTAGGTATCGGCTTTCAGTTGGTGGTACTAATTTCTGGTTATATTAAGCTTAAAAAGTTAAAGCAACTACATATTTCTGCGTTACCTAATGAGTGGTTAGGTGTTGCAGAAAAAACTTTGCAAAAACTTGGTATCACTAAAAAAGTACAGTTTTTTCTATCAGAAAAGGTTAACGTTCCCTTAGCTGTAGGTTTTTTAAAACCTGTGGTACTTTTTCCTGTAGCTCTAGTTGCGCAGCTAGATATGAAACAGGTAGAGGCCATATTAATTCACGAACTATCTCACATTCGCAGAAATGATTACATCTTAAACTTGATCAAAACGGGTATAGAAACATTATTGTTCTTTAATCCTTTTGTTTGGTTAACTACCAGGTTTATTCATATCGAAAGAGAACATGCTTGTGATGATTTAGTGGTAAAATTTACTAATTCGCCCATTACTTATGCTCATGCTTTGTTGAAGTTAGAACTCATTAAAGACAAAACACAACCAGCCTTTAGTTTGGCCGCTACGGGCAAAAACCAACATTTGTATCAACGTATTAAAAGAATTACAGACATGAAAACAAATTATATGAACGCTAATCAAAAAATATTAGCGCTTTGCTTAACCTTAGCCACCGTAGTTTCTTTAGCATGGATTAATCCCACAAAAACAGAAGCTACCAAAGCCAAACAAAAGAAATCAACTACGATAGCATCTATTATTGAGAGTGCTACGCAGCGAAAAGAAAAGTTTAACCTACCTGCAGATAGCGATACCGTTAAACGAAAAACTAAAAGAGAAATTATCATTAGAAATAAAGATGGTAAGAAAACTGTTTACAATTCGATTGATGAAATGCCAGATAGCTTAAAAGTTAAATTAGCTGATTTAGAGAACATGATTAATTCTCCAGAATGGCAAGATAAATTAGCTAAAATCGAATTTAACGGCGAAAAAATGGCAAAGATATTTAACTCTCCAGAATGGAAAGACAAGATGGCTAAAATAGAATTTCATTCAAAAGATTTAGATAAAAAGTTTAACTCTCCAGAGTGGAAAGAACAAATGGCTAAAATAGAACTCCATTCGAAAGAATTGGAGAAAAAATTTAATTCTCCAGAATGGAAAGAAAAAATAGCAAAGATAGAATTGAATGGCGAAAAAATGGCAAAGATGTTTGAGTCGAAAGAGTGGAAAGATAACATAGCCAAAATTGAGCTTAGTGGAAAAGAGTTAGCAAAAAAATTCAACTCGCCAGAATGGAAGAAAAAAATGAAAGAGTTCGAAGAGTTGCAAAAATCGCCAGAATACAAAGAACTGCGTGAGAAATATGAAAAAGATATAGAAGAATTAAAAAAGAAAAAAGGAATTTCTAGCGATAAGGCTTTCTTAATTTTTGATGGTTCCAATCCAATGCAAATAGCCAACTTACCGCTTACTGCTGTTGATGCCATTGCCAAAGTATTTGTAAATGCACCAAAAGTTAAAGTAGAGCGTTATACAGAGCCTGTAGATAAAAACACAAAAGAAAATTTTGCATTAAACTAA
- a CDS encoding outer membrane beta-barrel protein, with protein MLSVLDMMRKVPLLSVDADDNVKLKGTGNYRILINGKPSGVLTRDPKEYLRSMPANGVQKIEVITTPPSKYESEGLSGIINIITSKKVANGYNGNVNARMQQPFSPGLNANLTIKQGDFGANLYGGTGVWRVDGVRVTDIRNSKPGYPLSSLYNIGHQKTDNFWAWGGGELSYEIDSLNLITAEINPYGGYNQQDLGQRYDITNGADVIAYNMNSSTRYEWRGTDYTVNYQKGFKDKKEHLVTFSYKFFDNEEPQLNNVNFFNRSSNFTDPNYRQNNISKSQEQTAQLDYINPFNKITVEAGVKAIFRSGESNFQSFLFDDAANAYVLDPQQSNVYSNNQNIYGVYNTYTLKMKDWTFKAGARLEGTYVTGVFESTNSKVKTDYFNLIPSVSFNRTLKNSQSVSLGFTQRIQRPGIWDLNPFVDSSRPGFEYVGNPDLEAVLSNNFELTYSNFKKGSLNVSLTYNFANNTQQRVFQFIEAENLTRITSLNIGKDKLLGTNVNFNYPITPKWNLSLSGNLNYIWLEGMINGVLTKNSGVTGYASFNSSYKFEKTWKATISGNYGAPDVMLQGQSNNYYYLGFGGSKDIIKDKLTFSASVANPFQKFRAFRSYTEGPNFTQERIRENYFRRIFCSLNWKFGKLEGSIKKSERSINNDDTKKSSN; from the coding sequence ATGCTATCGGTGCTTGATATGATGCGTAAAGTGCCTTTATTGTCTGTAGATGCAGATGATAACGTAAAGTTGAAAGGTACAGGTAATTATCGTATCCTCATCAACGGCAAACCATCTGGCGTTTTAACCAGAGATCCCAAAGAGTATTTAAGAAGTATGCCCGCAAATGGTGTACAAAAAATTGAGGTAATTACCACACCGCCATCAAAATATGAGAGCGAAGGTTTATCGGGTATCATCAATATCATTACCTCTAAAAAGGTAGCAAATGGTTACAATGGTAATGTAAATGCTCGTATGCAACAACCTTTCAGTCCGGGTTTAAATGCTAATTTAACCATTAAGCAAGGCGATTTTGGTGCAAATTTATACGGTGGTACTGGTGTGTGGAGGGTAGATGGAGTAAGAGTTACCGATATTAGAAATAGTAAACCTGGGTATCCGCTATCAAGCCTTTATAATATAGGTCATCAAAAAACAGATAATTTTTGGGCTTGGGGTGGTGGCGAGTTAAGTTACGAGATTGATTCGCTAAACTTAATAACCGCAGAAATCAATCCTTATGGCGGCTATAATCAGCAAGATTTGGGTCAGCGTTATGATATCACAAATGGTGCGGATGTAATTGCTTATAACATGAACAGTAGTACACGTTACGAATGGCGTGGAACAGATTACACGGTAAATTATCAAAAAGGCTTCAAGGATAAGAAGGAACATTTAGTGACTTTTTCTTACAAGTTTTTCGATAACGAAGAACCTCAGCTGAATAACGTCAATTTCTTTAATCGCTCGAGTAATTTTACCGATCCAAACTATAGACAAAATAACATTAGCAAATCTCAAGAGCAAACCGCACAGTTGGATTATATCAATCCTTTCAATAAAATTACGGTTGAGGCGGGTGTGAAAGCAATTTTTAGGAGCGGAGAGAGCAATTTTCAATCATTTTTATTTGACGATGCCGCTAATGCTTATGTGTTAGATCCGCAGCAAAGTAATGTGTACAGTAATAACCAAAATATTTATGGTGTTTACAATACTTATACGCTTAAAATGAAAGATTGGACTTTTAAAGCTGGCGCTCGGTTAGAAGGAACCTATGTTACTGGCGTATTTGAAAGTACAAATTCGAAAGTGAAGACCGATTATTTCAATTTAATTCCGTCTGTTTCTTTTAACAGAACTTTAAAGAATAGCCAAAGTGTAAGTTTGGGTTTTACGCAGCGTATCCAACGTCCAGGTATCTGGGATTTAAACCCTTTCGTAGATAGCTCTAGACCTGGTTTTGAATATGTGGGTAACCCAGATTTAGAAGCGGTTTTAAGCAACAACTTTGAGTTAACTTATAGCAATTTTAAGAAAGGTTCGCTGAACGTAAGCTTAACTTACAACTTTGCAAATAATACGCAGCAACGTGTTTTTCAGTTTATCGAAGCAGAAAATTTAACCAGAATTACCTCACTAAATATTGGTAAGGATAAATTGTTGGGTACTAATGTTAACTTCAATTATCCCATTACTCCAAAATGGAATTTGAGCTTAAGCGGCAATTTAAATTATATCTGGTTAGAAGGAATGATTAATGGTGTGCTAACTAAAAACAGTGGCGTAACTGGTTATGCAAGTTTTAACAGTAGCTACAAATTCGAAAAAACTTGGAAAGCTACCATCTCGGGAAATTATGGTGCGCCAGATGTGATGTTGCAAGGTCAATCGAATAATTATTACTATCTAGGTTTTGGTGGCAGTAAAGATATCATTAAAGATAAATTGACTTTCTCTGCTTCGGTAGCTAATCCGTTCCAAAAGTTTAGGGCGTTTAGAAGCTATACCGAAGGGCCAAACTTTACGCAAGAGCGTATTAGAGAGAACTATTTCAGACGTATTTTCTGCAGCTTAAACTGGAAATTCGGTAAGCTAGAAGGTTCTATCAAAAAGAGCGAGCGTAGTATCAACAACGACGATACCAAAAAATCGAGTAATTAA
- a CDS encoding carboxypeptidase-like regulatory domain-containing protein: MSRYFLTLSIFVLCVFTSLSSRAQDKSFQIKGVIIDSLTQKPGEYFTIALKKDSTVIKTVVSDEQGKFTLSAIKEGQYNLIIGSIGYQSKQIPVKITKDNDLGKIAMKPQGNDLNEVAIVASKPIIKQEPDRIVYDTQADPESKVCYRCLI; the protein is encoded by the coding sequence ATGAGCAGATACTTTTTAACTCTTTCAATTTTCGTTTTGTGTGTTTTTACGTCTTTAAGTTCTAGGGCACAAGATAAATCCTTCCAAATTAAAGGTGTAATTATCGATAGTCTAACACAAAAGCCCGGAGAATATTTTACCATAGCCTTAAAGAAGGATTCAACAGTAATAAAAACTGTAGTTTCTGATGAACAGGGTAAGTTTACACTTTCGGCGATTAAAGAAGGTCAATACAATTTAATTATAGGTTCTATTGGATATCAATCTAAACAAATTCCTGTTAAAATAACCAAGGATAATGATTTAGGTAAAATTGCAATGAAACCTCAAGGCAACGACTTAAATGAAGTAGCTATTGTAGCCAGTAAGCCCATTATTAAGCAAGAACCAGATAGAATAGTTTATGATACGCAGGCTGATCCTGAGAGTAAAGTATGCTATCGGTGCTTGATATGA
- the recN gene encoding DNA repair protein RecN — MLQKLSIRNYALIDTLEIDFNKGLNIITGETGAGKSIILGALSLILGQRAESKYFFNQEKKCVIEGSFLLADELLKPLFDGSDLDFQAETLLRREIAIDGKSRAFINDTPVNLGTLKLIGENLIAIHSQHATQEISNTDFQLLILDALANHQLLLKNYKQEFKQLKQVEQQLKDLQQKTDEAKNKQDYEQFLFNELEQAALKDGEQEELEQELEKLTHAESIKRSLLAGVSLISESETAAINLLKEASSQLNTVEKFDPAIAELNERLKSALIELKDIAAEITAIEENTEHNAQRLETIQERLDLFYNLQQKHRVSSNAELLAIQEQLSENLNAILNSDEQLEKLQKEIDILKANLFKQASELDANRRKAMATVEKEVGTALKQMSMPNAAISFNLAKQTQLNSNGFNEVQLLFTANAGQQAAPVGKVASGGELSRLMLAVKALLAKHTSLPTLIFDEIDTGISGETALRVGEVIDDLAKNMQIMAITHLPQIAAKGNSHYFVYKHEKDDKTTTGIKKLAKDERVSAIAEMLSGKNPGASALQNAKELLG, encoded by the coding sequence ATGCTACAAAAACTTTCTATACGCAACTACGCTTTAATTGATACTTTAGAGATCGATTTCAACAAAGGACTGAACATCATTACCGGAGAAACCGGTGCTGGTAAATCAATCATTTTGGGTGCACTATCGCTAATTTTAGGCCAGCGAGCAGAAAGCAAATACTTTTTTAACCAAGAAAAAAAGTGCGTAATAGAGGGCAGTTTTCTACTGGCGGATGAACTGTTGAAACCATTATTTGATGGCAGTGATTTAGATTTTCAAGCGGAAACATTACTACGTAGAGAAATTGCGATTGACGGGAAATCGAGGGCATTTATAAACGACACGCCTGTAAATTTGGGCACTTTAAAATTGATTGGCGAAAACCTGATCGCTATCCACTCGCAACACGCCACCCAAGAAATTAGCAATACCGATTTTCAATTACTTATTTTAGACGCCCTGGCAAATCATCAGCTTTTGCTAAAAAATTACAAGCAAGAGTTTAAGCAACTAAAACAAGTTGAGCAGCAGCTTAAAGATTTGCAGCAAAAAACTGACGAAGCGAAGAATAAGCAAGATTACGAGCAATTTTTGTTTAATGAACTAGAACAAGCGGCATTAAAAGATGGCGAGCAGGAAGAACTAGAGCAAGAATTGGAAAAATTAACCCATGCCGAAAGCATCAAACGATCTTTATTGGCGGGTGTAAGTTTAATTAGCGAAAGTGAAACCGCAGCCATTAATTTGTTAAAAGAAGCCAGTTCGCAATTAAATACGGTTGAAAAATTTGATCCTGCCATTGCAGAGTTGAACGAAAGGTTAAAATCGGCTTTAATTGAATTGAAAGATATTGCAGCCGAAATTACTGCGATTGAAGAAAATACGGAACATAATGCACAGCGTTTAGAAACTATTCAAGAACGTTTGGATTTGTTTTACAACTTGCAACAGAAACACCGTGTAAGCAGTAATGCAGAATTATTGGCTATACAAGAGCAGCTTTCGGAAAACTTAAATGCCATTTTAAATAGCGATGAGCAATTAGAAAAACTGCAAAAAGAGATTGATATACTAAAGGCAAACTTGTTTAAACAAGCTTCAGAATTAGACGCTAACAGAAGAAAAGCTATGGCTACCGTAGAAAAAGAAGTAGGTACTGCGCTAAAACAAATGAGTATGCCAAATGCTGCCATTAGTTTTAACTTGGCTAAACAAACCCAATTAAATAGCAACGGGTTTAACGAAGTACAATTACTGTTTACTGCAAATGCTGGCCAGCAGGCGGCGCCAGTTGGCAAAGTAGCTTCTGGTGGCGAGCTAAGCAGGTTAATGTTAGCAGTAAAAGCATTGCTGGCAAAACATACCTCCTTACCTACCTTAATTTTCGATGAAATTGATACGGGCATTTCTGGCGAAACGGCATTACGTGTAGGCGAAGTGATTGATGATTTGGCTAAGAATATGCAAATTATGGCTATTACGCACTTGCCTCAAATTGCGGCTAAAGGCAACTCGCACTATTTTGTTTACAAGCACGAAAAAGATGATAAAACCACCACTGGAATTAAAAAATTAGCGAAAGATGAACGTGTTAGCGCCATTGCAGAAATGTTAAGCGGAAAAAATCCTGGGGCATCGGCATTGCAAAATGCGAAGGAGTTGTTGGGCTAA
- a CDS encoding carboxypeptidase-like regulatory domain-containing protein: MRLKSVALVFLLLLFKLAVFAQGNFVISGTVRDDKETIPGAAIYLSGTKISTITNNEGKFSIGKLPAGNYDVLIQVVGYLPYSKSVTISDKNIYIDATIKANTVTLQEVVIKPDPNRLAYLNLFKEYFIGRTPNAKECKILNSEVLNIDYDKQARVLSVNSREFLIIENKALGYRIKYLLQNFEYDYRSRIVYFAGFPFFEEMKGSKSKINRWNKKRNTAYYGSSQHFFQSLYEGKVEQEGFVLHKLATIGNKNRQPDSVINANIKRLSSGSRAINMLTFTKDDSLNFWLKERSKPKAMAVLNKAQVLTDTLVKTYNQDVKSINFTDELFVMYTKERETEEYSNLGFQVSRAPDMGNFQVSLINLLEPPILFYKNGSIANPRSYLNKGFWAYEKMADAVPIEFKPVSIK; encoded by the coding sequence ATGAGATTAAAATCTGTAGCCCTTGTTTTCCTATTACTACTTTTTAAGCTTGCCGTTTTTGCGCAAGGTAATTTCGTGATTAGTGGTACAGTTAGAGACGACAAAGAAACCATTCCAGGTGCGGCTATTTATTTAAGTGGCACTAAAATATCTACCATTACCAATAACGAAGGCAAATTTAGTATTGGCAAACTTCCGGCAGGAAATTATGATGTTTTGATACAGGTAGTTGGCTACCTACCCTATTCTAAAAGTGTTACCATTTCAGATAAAAACATTTATATTGATGCGACTATAAAAGCCAACACAGTGACCTTGCAAGAAGTTGTGATTAAACCCGACCCTAACAGATTGGCGTATTTAAATCTATTTAAAGAATACTTTATTGGCAGAACTCCAAACGCCAAAGAATGCAAGATTTTAAATAGTGAGGTGCTAAACATTGATTACGACAAACAAGCTAGAGTATTATCGGTAAACAGCAGAGAGTTTTTAATTATAGAAAACAAGGCCTTGGGTTATAGAATTAAATATCTACTGCAAAACTTCGAATATGACTACCGAAGTCGTATTGTCTATTTCGCAGGCTTTCCATTTTTTGAAGAGATGAAGGGTTCTAAATCTAAAATTAACAGATGGAACAAAAAGCGTAACACGGCTTACTATGGCTCATCGCAACATTTTTTTCAATCCCTTTACGAAGGGAAAGTAGAACAAGAAGGTTTTGTGTTACATAAATTGGCTACTATTGGCAACAAAAACAGACAGCCAGATAGCGTAATTAATGCAAATATCAAGAGGCTTTCTAGTGGTTCTAGGGCTATAAACATGCTTACATTCACTAAAGATGATTCGCTTAACTTTTGGTTAAAAGAACGTAGTAAACCTAAAGCCATGGCAGTTTTAAATAAAGCTCAGGTACTTACAGATACTTTGGTGAAAACATATAACCAGGATGTTAAATCTATCAACTTTACCGACGAGCTTTTTGTAATGTACACTAAGGAGAGGGAAACCGAAGAGTACAGCAATTTAGGATTTCAGGTGAGTAGAGCGCCAGATATGGGAAATTTTCAGGTTTCGCTCATTAACTTATTAGAACCTCCAATCTTATTTTACAAAAATGGAAGTATTGCCAACCCCAGAAGCTATCTAAACAAAGGTTTTTGGGCTTACGAAAAAATGGCCGATGCTGTTCCCATAGAGTTTAAACCTGTTAGTATTAAATAA
- a CDS encoding PA0069 family radical SAM protein, with product MDLDEKKSEYLNGRGAQLNTENRFLKNSFSKEHVEAIDDWEIANEKTSFVFSNAKSIVNKVESPDVNMVYSLNPYQGCEHGCIYCYARNSHEYWGYSAGLDFERKIIVKKDAPELFKKFIEKKGWNALPISISGNTDCYQPCERKFQLTRQILKIALTYKQPISMITKNSLIIRDLDIIKEMAKHKLISVYVSITSLNEELRQKLEPRTTTAKQRLKVIEQLSKADVPMGVMAAPMIPGLNNHEIPAILKASAEAGAIGAGYTVVRLNGAISKIFEDWLAKNFPDRFDKVWHQIQDCHNGNVNDSRFGARMRGEGNFAQLMSSTFKLHCKLNGLNVKKIELNSSAFKVPQAQLNLF from the coding sequence ATGGATTTGGATGAAAAGAAAAGTGAATACCTAAATGGCAGAGGCGCACAGTTAAACACAGAGAACAGGTTTTTAAAAAATAGTTTCAGCAAAGAACATGTAGAAGCTATTGACGATTGGGAAATTGCGAACGAAAAGACATCCTTCGTATTCAGCAATGCAAAATCTATTGTAAACAAAGTAGAAAGTCCCGATGTAAATATGGTTTATTCGCTTAATCCGTATCAAGGTTGCGAACATGGCTGCATTTATTGCTACGCCCGCAACTCTCACGAGTATTGGGGCTACAGTGCTGGGCTAGATTTCGAGCGTAAAATCATCGTAAAAAAAGATGCTCCAGAGCTTTTCAAGAAATTTATAGAGAAAAAAGGATGGAACGCCCTGCCCATTTCTATTTCTGGCAACACCGATTGTTATCAGCCTTGCGAAAGGAAGTTTCAACTTACGCGACAAATTTTAAAAATTGCGTTAACATACAAGCAGCCCATCTCCATGATTACAAAAAACTCGCTCATTATTAGAGATTTGGATATCATAAAAGAGATGGCCAAGCATAAGTTAATTAGTGTTTATGTTTCTATTACTTCTTTAAATGAAGAGTTAAGACAAAAACTAGAGCCAAGAACTACCACAGCCAAACAACGCTTAAAAGTAATAGAGCAGTTAAGCAAAGCTGATGTACCTATGGGTGTTATGGCTGCACCAATGATACCCGGGTTAAATAACCACGAAATTCCAGCTATTTTAAAGGCAAGTGCCGAAGCGGGAGCTATAGGAGCTGGTTATACCGTGGTTAGGCTTAACGGTGCCATCAGCAAAATATTTGAAGACTGGCTGGCTAAAAACTTTCCTGATAGATTTGACAAGGTGTGGCACCAGATACAAGATTGCCACAATGGAAACGTTAATGACAGCAGATTTGGAGCTAGAATGCGTGGCGAAGGAAATTTTGCCCAACTAATGAGCAGCACTTTTAAACTACACTGCAAGTTAAATGGCTTGAACGTTAAAAAAATTGAATTGAATAGTTCTGCTTTTAAAGTGCCGCAAGCTCAATTAAACTTATTTTAA
- a CDS encoding septal ring lytic transglycosylase RlpA family protein, which yields MDIQKTYNLYLMRNTLLLVAIALLFACSPKTSQTGKASYYADKFNGRKTASGVTFRNSKKIAAHKTLPFGTKVKVTNLSNGKSTKVVIQDRGPFVAGRIIDLSKKSAKKIGLVNQGVGNVKIEYKKNR from the coding sequence ATGGATATTCAAAAAACTTACAATTTATATTTAATGAGAAACACTTTATTACTTGTTGCCATAGCCTTGTTGTTTGCTTGCAGTCCTAAAACTAGCCAAACCGGAAAAGCATCTTATTATGCCGATAAATTTAATGGCAGAAAAACGGCCAGTGGTGTTACTTTTAGAAATTCTAAGAAAATTGCAGCGCATAAAACTTTGCCCTTTGGCACTAAAGTTAAGGTAACCAATTTATCTAACGGAAAAAGCACCAAAGTGGTAATTCAAGATAGGGGGCCTTTTGTGGCGGGTAGGATTATAGATTTGTCTAAAAAATCTGCTAAAAAAATCGGATTAGTAAATCAAGGGGTAGGGAATGTGAAAATTGAATATAAGAAAAATAGATAG
- a CDS encoding Uma2 family endonuclease has protein sequence MPTTKTYPLPDEKVYSFDELDESLTYSYANYLNWLFDERLELIKGKIYKMSPGPARLHQQVLTNLFKPIANFLDGMPCKVYVAPFDVRFPKGSKADKDIYTVLQPDLCVICDKSKLDDKGCLGAPDLVVEILSPGNNKKELLNKYNVYEEFGVKEYWVVSPTEQTLMIYTLDDTGKFQPSKLFTLSEEVGSTVLPGFVLKIDDVFAD, from the coding sequence ATGCCTACAACAAAAACATATCCTTTGCCTGATGAAAAAGTTTATTCGTTTGACGAATTAGATGAGTCGCTAACGTACAGTTATGCCAATTATTTGAACTGGCTTTTCGATGAAAGGCTAGAGCTAATTAAAGGGAAAATCTATAAGATGAGCCCTGGGCCAGCAAGATTGCACCAACAAGTGTTAACCAATCTATTTAAGCCAATTGCTAATTTTCTGGATGGAATGCCTTGTAAGGTTTATGTTGCTCCGTTTGATGTCCGTTTTCCGAAAGGTAGCAAAGCTGATAAAGATATTTACACTGTTTTGCAGCCCGACCTTTGCGTAATTTGCGATAAAAGTAAGTTAGATGATAAAGGTTGTTTAGGGGCTCCAGATTTGGTGGTAGAAATTCTATCGCCCGGAAATAATAAGAAAGAACTCCTAAATAAGTATAATGTTTACGAGGAGTTTGGCGTAAAAGAATATTGGGTGGTTAGTCCAACTGAGCAGACCTTGATGATTTACACCTTAGATGATACGGGAAAATTCCAGCCTTCTAAATTATTTACGTTGAGCGAAGAAGTTGGCTCTACTGTATTGCCAGGTTTTGTATTAAAGATTGATGACGTATTTGCTGATTAG